CGTGCGCAGGACGTGGCGCGGAATGCCCGGCAGGGGATTGTTCCCATAAAGCGTGTCCCCGTCGAAACGGAAGTCGTTCCAGTTCCAGATTTGCGTCAGTTTCAGAACGTCGCCCGCGCCAGGACCCGTCAGGTCGCGCAGCAGGTCGACGCCGGCGCCGAATTCCACGCCTTGATGGATCGTGTGCCTGGCGTTGAAGGTCGTGGACGGAATGCCCGTCCCCGGCGCCGGATTGAATTTCAGCAGTTCGTCGGAAAGCGAGGAAAAGTAATAGGTGACGTCCCAGGAATAGCGGTCCCACTTGCCGCGCGCGCCGATTTCGCCCGTCCAGGCCTTCTGAGCCGCGAGCGGGATGAATTGCGTTCCGATCGTTCCGTTGGAATTGATCCCGCCAAAGGGCGGCGGGAACGCGCCTTGCGTGAGGTCGGCGAAATCCGGCGCGTCGCGGCTTCCGGTCATATCCGCGAAGAACTGCATGTCCGGCGACGGCTCGAACATGACGCCGACCTTGGGGTTGATCCCGTGATACGTCTTCGAGTCATAGCCGGGGATCGGCTCGTAGGGGATGCCGCCGAGGATCGAATAATTGCGTTGGTCGCTGAAATATTTTGCGCCGAACATGAAGGCGAGGCTCGGGACGACGTAGAAGCGGTTCTCGAAATAGGCCTCGAGATTGAGCGCGTTCATCCGGTTGTTGCGGATGTTGGGGTCCGCGCCGACAGGGATGTAGAGACCGCCAGGATTGAGGAAGAAAGCGTAGAGCGGACCAAATTGCGAGATGAAGCTCAACGGGCTCAAGCCGAAGGGATTGAGTTTCATTCCGTTATAGTTGGTGAACCACTTGTCGCTGCCGTCGCCGCCCCAAACGCGGCCGCCGGCGATCAGGTCGTTGCGGTGGCCGGCGACGTCGAAAGTCGAGGTAAAGCGCGGCGCGAAACCCCAATTGTCCTGGGCCTGCTCGATCACCACGAAGATCGGATGGTAAAGATAATTGTGAATGTACCAGGCGTTCAGGTCGAGCTTGCCGAAGCCCGCGTCGATCGTGGTCTTGTTCGAGATTCGGAAGTTCTGGACGTTGCGCGCCTGATTGGCCCCAAAGCCGTCAATGCCGAACTGCGCCGGATAGGGCGCCATGGCGATCGTCGGATATTGGCGCGCGACGCTCAGCTCCAGCGTTCCCGGCAATTGTTGCCAGGTGTCGTAAATTCCGAAATAGAAGCGCGTCTCCAGATCTTTCGAGAAGCGGTATCCGATATTGCCGTTGATCTGCGTGTAGTCCGTCGTCGAATGGCCGCGATAGCCGTCCGAATGCGTGAAGGTCCCGTTGATGAGCGCGTCGAAATCCCCGAAGACGCGCGAGGCCTGCGCCTGGCCGCGGATCGTTCCGAAGGCGCCGACGTCGAGCGCGAAGAGATTGGGGCTGAGCGCGGTGTAGGCTGTCGGCGAAATGAAATTGACGGCGCCGCCAAGCGTCGAAGAGCCGTAGGCGAGGCCGTTGCCGCCCTTGAAAACCTCGATTGCGCGGAAGTAGCTCGGGTCGATCTGATACATGTCGCCGCCGCCATCGGCGAAATTCATCGGGATGCCGTCCTGAAGCAGCTCCAGTCCGCGCAGATGATAGTCGCGGGTGAGATTCGAGCCGCGGATGGAGAGACGCAGCTCCTGCCCGTAGCGCGTCTCGACATAAACGCCCGGCACGTCTTTCAGCGCGTCGCGCAGGTCGTGCACGTAGCGCGTCTTGATCTCGGGCGTGTTGGCGTCGACAAACGCGACGGAGCCGACATTCTGGTTCAGTTCGCGGCGCAGTTGCGCGACCGAGGGGACGGTGAGGGAGCCGCTCTGACCGGGCGCGACGATCGCGGGCGTCTGCGCCGCCGCGGGCATATTCCGCGTCGCGGGGCCGCGTCCGCCGCCATTGCCGCGCGGACCGCCTTGCTGCGGGCGATTGGCCTGACCAACGTCGATCGTGGGAAGATTTTGCTGCGCGATCGCGTCGGAAGCGGCGATCGCGAGAACGAGCGCGAGCGCGCTCGCGCCCTTGCGAAGGGAAAGACGGAACATGACGAGCTCCTAAAGGCGACGCGATGCGCCAGCCATGCGAGGAGGAAAGTTGAGGTAGATTGTCGGGCGCGAGCCGCCGAAAGCGTCAGGCGTTCGCGGGCGGCGATCTTGGCGAGCCGACGTTGAGGAAGCTTCTCGCGCCAGCCGGCGCGTGGGTCCGGCGCGCGGGCGGCGGCGCGCCGCTGTCAGGAAGCGGCAGAACGAGGTCGGTCAGGACGGCGACGATCGCCCGGTCGAGCCGCTCGTCATTCGAGCCGCCGATGACGCAGCACTGAAGATGCCGGCAGTGCGAAGGCTGGGGCGCGCCGTCCTTGTGCGACGGGCCGCAATTTTCGAAATGCTGGCTTCGAGCCGACCCTCCGAGATCGCCGCCGCTCTCGGCCGCCGCCATCGCGCTCCATTGCAGCAGCGCGATGACGACGAGCGCGGCCAGCCGCTTGAACGCGGCGGGCGGGCGGACTGGAGTGACGTCGCCGAAACGCAT
The nucleotide sequence above comes from Methylocystis parvus OBBP. Encoded proteins:
- a CDS encoding TonB-dependent receptor family protein — encoded protein: MFRLSLRKGASALALVLAIAASDAIAQQNLPTIDVGQANRPQQGGPRGNGGGRGPATRNMPAAAQTPAIVAPGQSGSLTVPSVAQLRRELNQNVGSVAFVDANTPEIKTRYVHDLRDALKDVPGVYVETRYGQELRLSIRGSNLTRDYHLRGLELLQDGIPMNFADGGGDMYQIDPSYFRAIEVFKGGNGLAYGSSTLGGAVNFISPTAYTALSPNLFALDVGAFGTIRGQAQASRVFGDFDALINGTFTHSDGYRGHSTTDYTQINGNIGYRFSKDLETRFYFGIYDTWQQLPGTLELSVARQYPTIAMAPYPAQFGIDGFGANQARNVQNFRISNKTTIDAGFGKLDLNAWYIHNYLYHPIFVVIEQAQDNWGFAPRFTSTFDVAGHRNDLIAGGRVWGGDGSDKWFTNYNGMKLNPFGLSPLSFISQFGPLYAFFLNPGGLYIPVGADPNIRNNRMNALNLEAYFENRFYVVPSLAFMFGAKYFSDQRNYSILGGIPYEPIPGYDSKTYHGINPKVGVMFEPSPDMQFFADMTGSRDAPDFADLTQGAFPPPFGGINSNGTIGTQFIPLAAQKAWTGEIGARGKWDRYSWDVTYYFSSLSDELLKFNPAPGTGIPSTTFNARHTIHQGVEFGAGVDLLRDLTGPGAGDVLKLTQIWNWNDFRFDGDTLYGNNPLPGIPRHVLRTTLGYSRPDGIYFAPSMDWVPEGTYVDYAHTLQSPGYVLIGLQAGMKTPYGLSFYLDARNLTDRHYISDVTTVANAYNPPASGGWPVGNPRAFYPGNGRAIFTGFKWAF